In Fervidobacterium nodosum Rt17-B1, one genomic interval encodes:
- a CDS encoding type II secretion system F family protein, translated as MFARQLETMISAGIRLADAVITLSEQEVFSKKFRIALKEVASDMKAGVSFSDALERQGIFDSIFINMVKAGEEGGILDVTMKKVANYYESVNRLREQVKSSMAYPMFILGFAVVVVIVISVFILPRLISVFGTVPQSGVLGMLMKMNYIFTKKWYILAPVVIAVGYGLKVFLDTVYGAYVKDFIGNLIPPIRKLRQKMSNERFTRTLGVLIGSGVPMVNALDMAAKASNNPRFISIISKVIEEVKAGSNLKGALKRAGIFPQIVYEMVGTGEETGKLDVVMEKVADFYEEEILSDTKKLVSLIEPALIAFVGLFIAFIAFTMYSTIFQMQGQFGR; from the coding sequence GCCGTTATAACTCTTTCAGAACAAGAAGTTTTTTCAAAAAAGTTTAGAATAGCATTGAAAGAAGTTGCTTCTGATATGAAAGCTGGTGTTTCTTTTTCAGATGCACTTGAACGTCAAGGTATTTTTGATTCTATATTTATAAACATGGTAAAAGCAGGTGAAGAAGGCGGTATATTAGATGTAACAATGAAAAAAGTAGCAAACTATTATGAGAGTGTAAATAGATTAAGGGAACAGGTAAAATCTTCTATGGCATATCCTATGTTTATATTGGGCTTTGCTGTGGTGGTTGTTATAGTTATTTCTGTCTTTATTCTTCCAAGATTAATATCTGTCTTTGGAACGGTTCCTCAAAGTGGTGTCCTTGGGATGCTAATGAAGATGAATTATATATTCACAAAAAAATGGTACATTTTGGCACCAGTTGTTATCGCGGTTGGTTATGGTTTGAAGGTTTTTCTTGATACTGTTTACGGTGCTTATGTAAAAGATTTTATCGGTAACCTTATTCCGCCGATAAGAAAGTTAAGACAAAAAATGTCGAATGAGAGATTTACGCGTACGCTAGGTGTTCTTATAGGTAGTGGTGTTCCTATGGTAAATGCTTTGGATATGGCAGCGAAAGCATCTAATAATCCAAGATTTATATCAATAATTTCAAAGGTCATAGAAGAAGTAAAGGCTGGTAGTAATTTGAAAGGAGCTTTAAAACGTGCTGGAATTTTTCCTCAAATAGTTTACGAAATGGTTGGAACAGGCGAAGAAACAGGTAAACTAGATGTTGTTATGGAGAAAGTTGCAGATTTTTATGAGGAAGAAATTCTTAGTGATACAAAAAAACTTGTTAGTTTAATTGAACCGGCACTAATTGCTTTTGTTGGTTTGTTTATAGCATTCATCGCCTTTACTATGTACTCAACGATCTTCCAAATGCAAGGACAGTTTGGTAGGTGA